The following are from one region of the Desulforegula conservatrix Mb1Pa genome:
- a CDS encoding PAS domain S-box protein: MKIKLLLPIAVFFIIMGFSIYFTSIHDNYHSIEHRHAAMSLAANKAYSIERELSSALSVTATLELFLKHDKNFLEEFDEIAESLIKANVVISSIGLAPGGVISKMYPLAGNEKAIGHDLLNAPKRREESLLAIKTGKLTFAGPFELVQGGLAMVGRLPVFIPEGVENKKFWGFAIAIINVQDFLKRVDIQQLEKDGYIYELSGIHPDTGQKHIFATNGTSEDFKSPVDFSFEVPNAKWTISLSTKKGWHSASHSLLFYFLSFITAMSLSTSFFIILRHLELRRKHEEKLLENHKHFDQLNQDLVSEIDERRHIEAELRVSEEKFSKLFLSSPNIMIVTDPATGLILETNEVFHRTFGFSHEETSGKTYLELGIWNDLEQRRMFARQIKEKGESGGHDIDMIRKDGTPLKGVIIGKLLKLENTDRLLCIVTDMTERRRLEENLIISEERYRTLFENANDSIFILDENGRFVSVNNKAVEKLGYTESELLTMGPGDIDDEEFGSQLLSRLSQIHEHGSAIFESVHVTKDGVKIPVEINAKMICLGDKTRCIGVVRDITERKQYEEELHHSRQVLRMILDNIPQRVFWKDKGLRYAGCNRLFAEDTGLDTPEAVIGKTDYDFSWKEDAEKFRAEDMKIMGTGIPRINYELSFRHNDEETHWARISKIPLYDIDGKAFGVLGTFEDITLSRKAEEKNKLLASIVESSEDAIIGKSIDGIIASWNRGAEKIFGYSENEIIGKSMMILIPEGYEDEESGILETISFGGSVEHLETSRKHKDGHLVSVSVSVSPIKDKNDEITGASSIARDISQRKQAEEKLQLLNERFEIAVKSADIGVWDWDVINNQLFWDERMFRLYGIDKFDFRGAYESWLKGIHPEDKLRGDEEIRQALENKKEFNTEFRVIWPNGQIRHLRAFGRVQRDETGQALRMTGINYDITAIKEAEERLLQDQKRLQSLIKVSQFRTKDVKELLDFALEEAISLTGSKIGYIYHYDSEKQEFSLDSYSKTVMKECAIVSPKVCYTLENTGIWGEAVRQRRPILINDYNAFHPLKKGYPEGHAHLLRYLTIPVFNNDEIIGVVGVANRETDYNQSDILQLTLLMDSTWKVAERIRSEKELFEAKEAAEAATRAKSAFLANMSHEIRTPMNAILGLGHLIMQTELSPKQWDYLNKINSSAKSLLGILNDILDFSKIEAGKLEIEKADFSLNETLNRISSLITVRSDQKGLEILYSINPDVPDSLVGDSMRLEQILVNLIGNAVKFTEKGLIILSVSVEPEDIEDEKIMLRFSIKDSGVGLSPDLLGKLFQPFTQSDTSTTRRYGGTGLGLSICKRLVEMMEGTITAESEPGKGSTFSFTGVFEKSSKDIADIFSVTSDLAGMKIIVADDNPVSLEVLSEMLKRLSLRVTAVSSGKAVLRELNQSQGSDSDPYQLALIDWRMPEMDGLETAQKIKNSNFHPFVPVIIITSAFGGEKIRQRASDIGIRTFLSKPVMPHILYRSIWEAVGNVQPRLNHYSDSESPGTKSIQTLKGARILLVEDHPINQQVAREILVNAGMEVLIADNGKKAVEAIRKDGKNFSAVLMDIQMPVMDGYEATAKIRADWSADDLPIIAMTAHAMLDEREKCLRADMNDHIAKPIDVEDLYRTLIKWLKPTSAASIKETAVCEYMTDESCLPDNLPGFNVSAGLKRIGGNRKLFRDLVISFKNQNLSTVSDMAKALNSGQIEKAETLAHTLKGLAGNLGAEAMFSASVKIEMAIRNNNTDMIPSLIDELEIQMKKTFGAAEILESENKKSFEHKGMAALSKEKTEALLAELKCMLLACDLRAEDVLKKLCLVMPESPELSELKKHIDMLDFKKAENVLSGILKT; this comes from the coding sequence ATGAAAATCAAACTTCTTCTTCCCATTGCTGTTTTCTTTATAATTATGGGCTTTAGCATTTATTTCACAAGCATCCATGATAATTACCATTCCATAGAGCATCGCCATGCAGCAATGTCGCTCGCTGCAAACAAAGCTTATTCCATAGAGAGGGAACTCTCCTCTGCCCTTTCCGTCACAGCTACACTCGAGTTATTTCTCAAGCATGACAAAAATTTTCTGGAAGAATTCGACGAGATAGCTGAAAGCCTTATAAAGGCAAATGTGGTCATAAGCAGCATAGGGCTTGCACCCGGTGGAGTTATTTCAAAGATGTATCCCCTGGCAGGAAACGAAAAAGCCATTGGCCACGATCTGCTGAATGCCCCCAAGCGCCGGGAGGAATCTCTTCTGGCGATAAAGACGGGCAAGCTGACCTTTGCCGGGCCATTTGAGCTTGTGCAGGGGGGACTCGCGATGGTTGGAAGATTGCCGGTCTTTATCCCTGAAGGTGTTGAGAACAAAAAATTCTGGGGCTTCGCCATCGCAATCATCAATGTTCAGGATTTTCTGAAGAGAGTCGATATCCAGCAGCTTGAAAAAGACGGATACATATATGAATTATCCGGCATCCATCCTGATACCGGACAAAAGCATATTTTTGCGACGAACGGAACATCGGAGGATTTTAAATCCCCGGTGGATTTTTCCTTTGAAGTGCCCAACGCCAAATGGACCATTTCCCTATCTACAAAAAAAGGATGGCATTCTGCGTCACATTCTCTCTTGTTTTATTTCCTGTCCTTCATAACAGCAATGTCTCTGTCCACAAGTTTTTTTATCATACTCAGACATTTAGAATTACGCAGAAAGCATGAAGAAAAGCTTCTTGAAAACCACAAACATTTCGATCAGCTCAACCAGGATTTAGTTTCTGAAATAGATGAGCGCAGGCATATTGAAGCTGAACTAAGGGTATCTGAAGAAAAATTCTCCAAACTTTTCCTTTCAAGCCCCAACATCATGATTGTCACTGACCCAGCAACTGGCCTTATACTTGAAACAAACGAAGTATTCCACCGCACTTTCGGATTCAGCCATGAAGAAACTTCAGGAAAGACCTATCTTGAGCTTGGCATATGGAATGACCTTGAACAGCGCAGAATGTTTGCAAGGCAGATAAAGGAAAAAGGAGAAAGCGGTGGGCATGATATTGATATGATCAGAAAGGACGGAACACCACTTAAAGGAGTGATAATAGGCAAACTTTTAAAACTGGAAAATACAGACAGACTTTTGTGCATAGTCACGGACATGACCGAACGCCGCAGACTGGAGGAAAACCTTATAATCAGCGAAGAGCGTTACAGGACACTTTTTGAAAATGCAAACGACTCCATTTTCATTTTGGATGAAAATGGCAGATTTGTTTCTGTCAACAACAAGGCAGTAGAAAAGCTCGGATACACAGAGTCGGAGCTTTTGACCATGGGGCCTGGAGACATAGATGATGAGGAATTTGGCAGCCAGTTATTATCAAGATTAAGCCAGATCCATGAGCATGGATCAGCAATATTTGAATCCGTTCATGTCACTAAAGATGGGGTTAAAATCCCTGTGGAAATTAACGCAAAAATGATCTGTCTTGGTGACAAGACAAGATGTATCGGCGTTGTAAGGGATATTACGGAGCGCAAGCAATATGAGGAGGAACTCCACCACTCCCGCCAAGTGCTGAGAATGATTCTGGACAATATCCCCCAAAGGGTTTTCTGGAAGGACAAGGGGCTGCGCTATGCAGGCTGCAACAGACTTTTTGCAGAAGATACCGGGCTCGATACGCCTGAAGCAGTCATTGGCAAAACCGATTATGATTTCTCATGGAAGGAAGACGCAGAAAAATTCAGGGCCGAAGACATGAAGATCATGGGCACGGGAATTCCAAGGATTAATTATGAGCTGTCTTTTAGGCATAACGATGAAGAAACTCACTGGGCAAGGATCAGCAAGATTCCTCTCTATGACATAGACGGAAAGGCCTTCGGCGTACTCGGAACCTTTGAAGACATTACATTATCCAGGAAAGCAGAAGAAAAAAACAAGCTTCTTGCATCCATTGTCGAATCATCCGAAGACGCCATAATTGGGAAATCAATTGACGGAATCATAGCCAGCTGGAACCGCGGAGCTGAAAAAATATTTGGTTATTCTGAAAATGAAATAATCGGCAAATCCATGATGATTCTCATCCCCGAAGGTTATGAAGACGAGGAATCAGGAATCCTTGAAACAATAAGCTTCGGAGGCTCGGTTGAGCACCTCGAGACCAGTCGCAAGCACAAGGACGGCCACTTAGTATCTGTTTCAGTATCAGTATCCCCAATCAAAGACAAAAACGATGAAATAACTGGAGCGTCAAGCATTGCAAGGGATATAAGCCAGCGCAAACAGGCCGAAGAGAAACTCCAGCTTCTGAACGAGAGATTCGAGATAGCGGTAAAATCCGCTGATATCGGAGTTTGGGACTGGGATGTCATAAACAACCAGTTGTTCTGGGATGAAAGGATGTTCAGGCTTTACGGCATTGATAAATTTGATTTTAGAGGTGCCTATGAATCATGGCTTAAAGGTATTCACCCTGAAGATAAACTGCGCGGAGACGAAGAAATCCGGCAGGCCCTTGAGAATAAAAAAGAGTTTAATACGGAATTCAGGGTTATCTGGCCAAACGGACAAATCCGCCATTTAAGAGCCTTTGGCCGTGTTCAAAGGGATGAGACAGGGCAGGCCCTTAGAATGACTGGAATCAACTATGATATTACTGCCATTAAAGAGGCCGAAGAAAGACTGCTGCAAGATCAGAAAAGACTCCAGAGTCTTATAAAGGTTTCACAGTTCCGGACAAAGGACGTAAAAGAACTTCTCGATTTCGCACTTGAAGAGGCAATAAGCCTTACCGGCAGCAAAATTGGCTACATATATCACTACGACAGTGAAAAGCAGGAATTCTCCCTCGACAGCTATTCAAAAACAGTAATGAAGGAATGCGCCATAGTTTCCCCAAAAGTTTGTTATACCCTTGAAAATACGGGGATATGGGGAGAAGCGGTAAGGCAGAGAAGGCCTATCCTCATCAATGATTACAATGCCTTTCATCCCTTAAAAAAAGGTTACCCTGAAGGACACGCCCATCTTTTAAGATATCTGACCATACCAGTTTTCAATAATGATGAGATTATTGGTGTGGTTGGAGTAGCAAACCGTGAAACAGATTATAACCAGTCGGATATACTCCAGCTTACACTTTTGATGGATTCAACCTGGAAAGTCGCCGAACGCATAAGATCGGAAAAAGAACTTTTTGAGGCAAAAGAGGCGGCAGAGGCGGCCACAAGAGCAAAAAGCGCTTTCCTCGCAAATATGAGCCATGAAATCCGCACCCCGATGAACGCCATCCTCGGCCTCGGACATCTCATAATGCAGACAGAGCTTTCTCCAAAGCAATGGGATTATCTTAACAAAATCAATTCTTCGGCCAAATCCCTCCTTGGAATTCTTAATGATATTCTGGATTTTTCAAAAATAGAGGCTGGCAAGCTTGAAATAGAAAAGGCTGATTTTTCCCTCAATGAAACTCTTAACAGAATTTCCAGCCTGATTACGGTTCGTTCCGATCAGAAGGGCCTTGAAATTCTTTATTCAATAAATCCTGATGTGCCGGACAGCCTTGTAGGTGATTCAATGAGGCTGGAACAGATCCTTGTGAACCTAATAGGAAACGCCGTAAAATTCACAGAAAAGGGACTGATCATTCTTTCTGTTTCGGTTGAGCCAGAAGATATCGAAGACGAAAAGATCATGCTCCGTTTTTCTATCAAGGACAGCGGTGTCGGCCTTAGCCCTGATCTGCTTGGCAAACTGTTTCAGCCATTCACCCAGTCAGACACTTCAACAACCAGGCGTTATGGAGGAACAGGCCTAGGGCTTAGCATCTGCAAACGCCTTGTGGAAATGATGGAAGGCACCATAACTGCTGAAAGTGAACCTGGGAAAGGAAGCACCTTCTCATTTACAGGAGTATTTGAAAAAAGCTCAAAAGATATTGCGGATATTTTCAGCGTAACTTCGGATCTGGCAGGAATGAAAATAATTGTGGCCGATGATAACCCGGTGTCGCTTGAAGTGCTGAGTGAAATGCTGAAGAGACTATCGCTCAGGGTGACTGCCGTTTCTTCAGGCAAGGCGGTTCTAAGAGAGCTTAACCAGTCACAAGGCTCAGATTCTGATCCTTACCAACTTGCCCTCATTGACTGGAGGATGCCGGAAATGGATGGGCTTGAAACCGCGCAAAAAATCAAGAATTCAAATTTTCATCCTTTTGTACCTGTAATAATCATAACCTCAGCATTCGGTGGTGAAAAAATAAGGCAAAGAGCCTCAGATATAGGAATCAGGACGTTCCTCTCAAAACCTGTAATGCCGCATATTCTATACAGAAGCATCTGGGAAGCTGTCGGCAATGTGCAGCCAAGGTTGAATCATTACAGTGATTCCGAATCACCCGGAACAAAAAGCATACAGACGCTGAAAGGAGCCAGGATTCTTCTTGTTGAAGATCATCCCATCAATCAGCAGGTCGCAAGGGAGATCCTTGTAAATGCGGGAATGGAAGTGCTCATAGCGGATAATGGCAAAAAAGCTGTGGAAGCAATCAGGAAAGACGGGAAGAATTTCAGCGCAGTGCTCATGGATATCCAGATGCCAGTTATGGACGGCTATGAAGCAACCGCAAAAATCAGGGCAGACTGGTCTGCGGATGATCTGCCGATAATTGCCATGACTGCCCACGCCATGCTGGATGAACGGGAAAAATGCCTGAGGGCAGACATGAATGATCATATTGCCAAGCCCATAGATGTCGAAGATCTCTACAGGACCCTCATTAAATGGCTAAAGCCTACATCGGCTGCTTCCATTAAAGAAACAGCTGTCTGCGAGTATATGACAGACGAGTCATGCCTGCCGGATAATCTTCCTGGATTCAATGTATCAGCAGGGCTAAAAAGAATAGGTGGTAACAGAAAACTTTTCAGGGATCTTGTAATAAGTTTCAAAAATCAGAATCTCTCAACAGTCAGTGATATGGCAAAGGCCCTGAACTCAGGCCAGATTGAAAAAGCAGAGACATTAGCGCACACATTGAAGGGGCTGGCAGGAAATCTTGGAGCCGAAGCCATGTTTTCTGCATCTGTAAAAATAGAAATGGCCATCAGAAACAATAATACAGACATGATCCCATCTCTTATCGACGAACTTGAAATCCAGATGAAAAAAACTTTTGGAGCTGCCGAAATACTTGAGTCAGAAAATAAGAAATCTTTTGAACACAAAGGAATGGCAGCTTTATCAAAGGAAAAAACCGAAGCATTATTAGCTGAGCTTAAATGCATGCTTCTTGCCTGTGACCTGAGGGCAGAGGATGTTCTTAAAAAATTGTGTCTTGTAATGCCAGAATCACCGGAGCTTTCTGAACTTAAAAAGCATATTGACATGCTTGATTTCAAAAAAGCAGAGAATGTTCTGTCCGGTATTTTGAAAACATAG
- a CDS encoding diguanylate cyclase: MSENISMQKILIIDDTPDNIRILNEILRNDYRIFFATRGEQGLEIAKRELPDIILLDILMPEMDGYEVCSILKSDEATVWIPVIFVTAMVSVEEEAKGLEAGAIDYITKPFSPPIVKNRIRNHLKLKSYSDALKMLSEVLAQKNRELDILAKHDGLTGLANRRHFDEVMDAEVRRAHRSGECLSIILCDIDYFKRYNDHYGHLAGDDCLRHISEIIKRIFQRSSDLTARYGGEEFVIILPDTSPEGALRLAEKFRLETISENLPHACSDIADCVTISIGVASAMVTNEKMSPKWFTSKADSALYKSKENGRNRVTAASME, encoded by the coding sequence ATGTCAGAAAACATATCAATGCAGAAGATTCTCATAATTGATGACACGCCTGACAATATAAGAATTCTGAATGAAATACTCCGCAATGATTACAGGATTTTCTTCGCCACAAGGGGAGAACAGGGGCTGGAGATCGCTAAAAGAGAACTGCCTGATATTATTCTTCTGGATATTCTCATGCCTGAAATGGACGGATACGAAGTCTGCTCGATTCTTAAATCAGATGAAGCGACCGTATGGATCCCTGTAATTTTTGTCACAGCCATGGTCAGCGTTGAAGAGGAAGCCAAAGGCCTTGAAGCCGGAGCAATCGACTATATTACAAAGCCATTCAGCCCGCCTATTGTAAAAAACAGAATCAGAAACCATCTTAAGCTGAAAAGTTACAGCGATGCCCTTAAAATGCTCAGCGAGGTTCTTGCCCAGAAAAACCGGGAACTTGATATTCTTGCCAAGCACGATGGATTAACCGGACTTGCAAACCGCAGACACTTCGATGAAGTGATGGATGCTGAAGTAAGAAGAGCGCACAGAAGCGGCGAATGTCTTTCCATAATACTCTGCGATATCGATTACTTCAAACGCTATAATGACCACTACGGACACCTTGCAGGCGATGACTGCCTCCGTCACATAAGTGAGATTATTAAAAGAATTTTCCAAAGATCAAGCGACCTTACTGCCAGGTACGGAGGAGAAGAATTTGTAATCATATTGCCGGACACATCCCCGGAAGGCGCGTTAAGACTCGCTGAAAAGTTCAGACTCGAAACAATTTCCGAAAATCTGCCCCATGCCTGCTCTGATATTGCCGACTGCGTGACAATCAGCATAGGAGTGGCAAGCGCTATGGTGACAAACGAAAAGATGTCGCCAAAATGGTTCACCAGCAAGGCCGACTCAGCCCTTTACAAGTCCAAGGAAAACGGAAGAAACAGAGTCACAGCAGCTTCCATGGAATAA
- a CDS encoding DVU0772 family protein, whose translation MMTLEEIGNDLHLKNSIDWEMTPAHAVSLYLEWGGSWIKGNNNFVHGKNDVSYYFTVYYWDAEPCVYFIKRNSEEAVELAKIELPKELQRSFVDSVAGNRGVYPVEGEVKKWLQSLLMLN comes from the coding sequence ATGATGACACTTGAAGAAATAGGCAATGACTTACATCTTAAGAATTCTATAGACTGGGAAATGACACCGGCACATGCTGTGTCTCTCTACCTTGAGTGGGGCGGAAGCTGGATCAAGGGAAACAATAATTTCGTGCATGGTAAAAATGATGTATCTTATTATTTTACGGTATACTACTGGGATGCGGAGCCATGTGTTTACTTTATCAAAAGAAACTCAGAAGAAGCGGTTGAGCTTGCAAAAATTGAATTGCCAAAGGAATTACAGAGATCATTCGTTGATTCTGTTGCGGGAAACAGAGGTGTATACCCTGTTGAAGGCGAAGTAAAAAAGTGGCTTCAATCCCTGCTGATGCTAAACTAA
- the rbr gene encoding rubrerythrin gives MKSIIGTRTEKNLLAAFAGESQARNRYTYFAGQAKKDGYVQIADIFEETAHQEKEHAKRFFSFLEGGMVEITASYPAGIVKSTLDNLVAAAEGEHEEYTIIYPDFAKIAREEGFEAVAMIFDMVSVAEKQHEKRYRDLAANIEAGRVFKRSEKVTWRCRNCGYLHEALEAPKMCPACAHPQAHFEIIAENW, from the coding sequence TTGAAGTCTATAATAGGAACCAGAACCGAAAAAAATCTTCTTGCAGCGTTCGCAGGTGAATCACAAGCCAGAAACCGTTACACTTATTTTGCAGGTCAGGCCAAAAAAGATGGATATGTTCAGATAGCGGACATTTTTGAAGAAACAGCTCATCAGGAAAAAGAGCATGCAAAGCGTTTTTTCAGTTTTCTTGAAGGCGGTATGGTGGAAATAACCGCTTCATATCCTGCCGGAATTGTAAAGTCTACCCTCGACAATCTTGTTGCAGCGGCAGAAGGCGAGCACGAGGAGTATACAATCATATATCCTGATTTTGCCAAGATTGCTCGTGAAGAAGGCTTTGAAGCGGTTGCAATGATTTTTGACATGGTTTCGGTGGCTGAAAAACAGCATGAAAAAAGATATCGTGACCTTGCCGCAAATATAGAAGCAGGCAGGGTATTCAAGAGAAGCGAAAAAGTAACATGGAGATGCAGAAACTGCGGATACCTTCACGAAGCGCTCGAAGCTCCGAAAATGTGTCCTGCATGTGCTCATCCCCAGGCTCATTTTGAAATTATTGCTGAAAACTGGTAA
- a CDS encoding desulfoferrodoxin yields the protein MPSRLEIYKCEACENMVEVIRAGKGPLACCGKPMVLMTENTVDAAKEKHIPVVEKVAGGFKVKVGSVAHPMEDKHYIEWIQIVDGDMTCRKFLKPGEVPEAEFKSDAASVVAREFCNLHGVWKG from the coding sequence ATGCCGTCAAGACTCGAAATATACAAATGCGAAGCATGTGAAAATATGGTTGAAGTAATCCGCGCTGGAAAAGGCCCTCTTGCATGCTGTGGAAAGCCTATGGTTCTTATGACAGAAAACACCGTTGATGCTGCAAAGGAAAAACATATTCCTGTTGTTGAAAAAGTGGCAGGCGGTTTTAAAGTTAAGGTTGGAAGTGTTGCTCATCCGATGGAAGACAAACATTATATTGAGTGGATTCAGATTGTGGATGGCGATATGACATGCAGAAAATTCCTCAAGCCTGGCGAAGTTCCTGAAGCAGAGTTCAAATCAGACGCCGCATCTGTCGTCGCCAGAGAATTCTGTAACCTTCATGGCGTCTGGAAAGGCTAA
- a CDS encoding ferritin: protein MISAKMEKALNDQINAEAFSAYLYMSMSAYFKSCNLPGFAHWMDIQAQEEYIHSRKFYDYIIQRGGKVKLAKIDAPETEWASPLAIFEAALKHEQYITSRINSLVDLSIKEKDHAAGIFLHWFVTEQVEEEENAGGIIEQLKLIADSKSGIFMLDRELGQRLPPAAGAQAAAGA from the coding sequence ATGATAAGTGCAAAAATGGAAAAGGCTCTGAATGATCAGATAAATGCAGAAGCATTCTCAGCCTATCTTTATATGTCGATGTCGGCTTATTTCAAGTCGTGTAATCTTCCGGGATTTGCTCACTGGATGGATATTCAGGCCCAGGAAGAATATATTCATTCTCGTAAATTCTATGATTATATCATCCAGAGGGGCGGCAAGGTAAAACTTGCAAAAATAGACGCTCCGGAAACTGAGTGGGCTTCACCCCTTGCAATATTTGAGGCAGCCCTCAAACATGAGCAGTATATTACATCAAGAATAAACAGCCTTGTTGATCTTTCAATCAAGGAAAAAGATCACGCCGCAGGTATTTTCCTTCACTGGTTCGTTACAGAACAGGTTGAAGAGGAAGAAAACGCCGGCGGAATAATTGAGCAGCTCAAGCTGATCGCAGATTCCAAGTCTGGCATTTTCATGCTGGACAGGGAGCTTGGACAGCGCCTGCCTCCTGCAGCCGGAGCCCAGGCAGCAGCAGGAGCATAA
- a CDS encoding rubredoxin-like domain-containing protein, protein MATVWKCQKCGYRVEAETPPEQCPGCKEKCEFVDVTCYTPDCAGPKVDDRLK, encoded by the coding sequence ATGGCCACAGTATGGAAATGCCAGAAATGCGGTTACCGTGTAGAAGCAGAAACACCACCCGAGCAGTGTCCTGGTTGCAAGGAAAAATGTGAGTTTGTGGATGTAACCTGTTATACACCTGATTGTGCTGGTCCCAAAGTAGATGATCGTTTGAAATAA
- a CDS encoding cytochrome ubiquinol oxidase subunit I, with translation MDVLLLSRLQFAVATMFHFLFVPLTLGLSFLIAIMETKYAKTGDETYLRMTKFWGKLFLINFAVGVVTGISLEFQFGTNWSKYSVYVGDIFGSLLAIEATVAFFLESTFIGIWIFGWKKLSAKAHAFVMWLVAIGGSISAVWILIANAWMQHPVGFTIRNGRAELTDLWAIITQEFAALEILHTLSSAYILGAFFVMGISAYHLLKKQHVDVFTRSFNIALVFGLVASIFLVIEGDIHAIDVAKKQPAKLAAMESHWETKAMAPVYLFAWPDEENEKNKIEIGAIPGVLSFLAYHDVNAVVKGLKDFPKEERPPVAITALAFKVMVGLGFYFPLITIIAWFRRKKIMESPWLLRILLFSIPLPYLAIEAGWVVAEVGRQPWIVYGLMKTSQAASVLPSEHVLITLIGFLVVYGLLGFAGFYMMAINAIKGPAPAVAEIEHA, from the coding sequence ATGGATGTGCTGCTGCTGTCCAGGCTGCAATTTGCCGTCGCCACGATGTTTCATTTTCTTTTTGTTCCGCTCACCTTGGGCCTTTCATTCCTTATTGCAATAATGGAAACAAAGTATGCAAAAACCGGAGATGAAACATATCTTCGGATGACCAAATTCTGGGGCAAACTTTTTTTAATAAATTTTGCGGTCGGAGTTGTTACAGGCATAAGTCTTGAGTTTCAGTTCGGAACCAACTGGTCCAAGTATTCGGTCTATGTGGGTGATATTTTTGGTTCTCTTCTTGCGATTGAAGCAACTGTCGCCTTTTTTCTTGAATCCACATTCATTGGTATCTGGATTTTCGGCTGGAAAAAGCTTTCGGCAAAAGCCCATGCCTTTGTCATGTGGCTTGTGGCAATAGGAGGAAGCATTTCTGCCGTGTGGATCCTTATAGCAAACGCATGGATGCAGCATCCTGTGGGTTTTACAATAAGAAACGGCAGGGCAGAGCTGACCGATTTATGGGCAATCATAACCCAGGAATTTGCAGCTCTTGAAATTCTTCATACCCTGTCAAGTGCCTATATATTGGGCGCATTCTTTGTAATGGGCATCAGCGCTTACCATCTTCTTAAAAAACAGCATGTTGATGTTTTTACCCGGTCATTTAACATAGCTCTTGTTTTTGGGCTTGTTGCATCAATCTTTCTTGTAATAGAAGGCGATATTCATGCAATAGACGTTGCAAAAAAACAGCCTGCAAAGCTCGCTGCAATGGAATCTCATTGGGAAACCAAGGCTATGGCCCCTGTTTATCTTTTTGCCTGGCCAGATGAAGAAAATGAAAAAAACAAGATTGAAATCGGCGCTATTCCGGGTGTTCTCAGTTTTCTTGCCTACCACGATGTGAATGCTGTTGTTAAAGGGCTTAAGGATTTTCCAAAAGAAGAAAGACCTCCTGTTGCAATAACAGCCCTCGCATTCAAGGTTATGGTGGGATTAGGTTTTTATTTTCCACTTATAACAATCATAGCGTGGTTCAGGCGCAAAAAAATTATGGAAAGCCCGTGGCTTCTCAGAATACTCCTTTTTTCAATACCTCTTCCATACCTTGCAATTGAAGCCGGATGGGTTGTGGCAGAAGTAGGCCGCCAGCCCTGGATCGTTTATGGCCTCATGAAAACCTCTCAGGCAGCTTCTGTTTTACCATCCGAACATGTCCTAATAACCTTGATCGGTTTTTTGGTGGTTTATGGTCTGCTCGGTTTCGCAGGTTTTTACATGATGGCAATCAATGCAATAAAAGGCCCTGCTCCTGCGGTTGCAGAGATTGAGCATGCTTAA
- the cydB gene encoding cytochrome d ubiquinol oxidase subunit II: MIMQSIWFFLWGLLWALFFMTSGFDLGIGILYPFLGKTDTDKKMMINSLGPLWDGNEVWLITAGGVTFAAFPLVYATMFSTLYVPLMLILFTLIIRGVSFEFRGLSEKKAWTFIWDSCIFVGSLAPALLFGVAFANIFSGIPFDANGVFQGNLFTLLTPYGILGGIVFVLLFAMHGSLWLCIRTENDLQARSIKAVSVLWPVIVAGVAGFVAYSKFATNLFENYSKYPALYLIIVLAVAGLVVARILAAKKMYFRAWGASCVAIVFTTFFGIAGLFPNLFPSSIDKNLSLTAFNSSSSPLTLRIMLIVVLIFIPMVLAYQGWAYKLFSHKIKEEDLHHEEAY, encoded by the coding sequence ATGATAATGCAGTCGATTTGGTTTTTTCTCTGGGGCCTTTTATGGGCGCTTTTTTTCATGACAAGCGGTTTTGACCTTGGAATAGGGATTCTTTATCCTTTTTTAGGGAAAACCGACACTGACAAAAAAATGATGATCAATTCCCTCGGCCCTTTATGGGACGGGAACGAAGTGTGGCTGATAACCGCCGGAGGCGTCACCTTCGCAGCCTTTCCTCTGGTTTATGCCACAATGTTCTCAACGCTTTATGTTCCTCTGATGCTTATTCTTTTTACCCTTATAATAAGGGGCGTTTCTTTCGAATTCAGAGGTCTTTCCGAAAAGAAGGCATGGACGTTCATCTGGGATTCCTGCATATTTGTGGGAAGTCTTGCTCCTGCTCTTCTTTTTGGAGTTGCTTTTGCCAATATTTTTTCAGGAATTCCTTTTGACGCAAACGGAGTATTTCAGGGCAATCTTTTCACTCTGCTTACGCCTTACGGAATACTCGGCGGCATTGTTTTTGTTCTTCTGTTTGCTATGCACGGCAGCCTCTGGCTTTGCATCAGAACCGAAAACGACCTTCAGGCAAGGTCGATCAAGGCTGTTTCAGTGCTTTGGCCAGTGATTGTGGCTGGCGTGGCAGGTTTTGTCGCTTACAGCAAATTTGCTACCAATCTTTTTGAAAATTATTCAAAATACCCGGCCCTATACCTGATAATTGTTCTTGCTGTTGCAGGACTTGTCGTGGCAAGAATTCTGGCGGCAAAGAAAATGTATTTCAGGGCGTGGGGCGCATCCTGCGTGGCAATTGTTTTCACGACATTTTTCGGGATAGCCGGTCTTTTCCCGAATCTTTTTCCATCCAGCATAGATAAGAATCTTTCACTTACGGCTTTCAATTCTTCGTCAAGTCCTCTGACCTTAAGAATAATGCTCATAGTCGTGCTTATTTTTATACCCATGGTACTCGCTTATCAGGGTTGGGCTTACAAGCTTTTCAGCCATAAGATAAAGGAAGAAGATCTGCATCATGAAGAAGCATATTAA